A stretch of DNA from Rhodococcus sp. NBC_00297:
CGTCCACGATGGGGAACGGATTCGTCGTGATGCGCTGGCCGTCCTGCCAGATCCAGTGCGTGTCGATGGCGGTGATCTCACCGGGAGCGGCAGCTGCGACGTGCGTGAACATGGCGAGCGAGACGTCGAAGTGGTTGTTGGAGTGCGATCCCCACGTCAGACCCCAGGCATCGCAGAGTTGCGCGACGCGGACCGATCCGTTCATCGTCCAGAAATGGGGATCCGCGAGCGGGATGTCGACGGCGCCGGATCGAATGGTGTGTCCCATCTCGCGCCAGTCGGTGGCGATCATGTTGGTGGCGGTGGGCAGGCCGGTCGCGCGCTTGAACTCCGCCATCACCTCGCGCCCGGAGAATCCGCCCTCGGGTCCGACCGGGTCCTCCGCGTAGGCGAGCACGTCGCGCAGACCACGGCAGGTCTCGATCGCGTCCTTCAGGAGCCACCCGCCGTTGGGATCCAGCGTGATGCGTGCCGTGGGGAAGCGTTCCGCGAGTGCGCGCACGGCGTCGGCCTCCTGCGCTGCGGGGAGGACACCGCCCTTGAGCTTGAAGTCCTGGAAGCCGTACCTGGCGTGTGCCGCTTCCGCGAGTGCGACCACGGCGTCGGGAGTCAGTGCCTCCTCGTGGCGCAGACGGGACCAGGCGTCGGCGGAACTGCCCTCGTCCGAGGGTGCGCGGTACGCGAGATCCGTCTTGTTCCGGTCGCCGAGGAAGAAGAGATACCCGAGCGCCTGCACTCGGTCGCGCTGGCGGCCGTCGCCGAGCAGGGCCGCGACGCTCACACCCAGGTGCTGGCCGAGCAGATCGAGCAGTGCGCTCTCGACGGCCGTCACGGCGTGCACGGCGATCCGCAGATCGAAGGTCTGGGCGCCGCGTCCGCCGGAGTCGCGGTCCGCGAACGCGCGGCGCATCGCGTTGAGCACGGCGTGGTAGTTGCCGACCGAGGCGTTCTCGACGAGGACGCGGGCGTCCTCCAGGCAGCGGCGGATGGGCTCGCCACCCGGCACCTCGCCCACACCGGTGCGCCCGTCGGAGTCGGTCAGCACGACCAGGTTCCGGGTGAAGAACGGTGCATGGGCGCCGCTGAGATTCAGCAGCATGCTGTCGTGGCCGGCGACGGGAACGACGCGCATCGCGGTGACGACGGGCGTGGCATGGGAGGTTCGGACCTCGGTGACGGTGCTCACGTCGACGAGCCTAGGGCGGGTGATTCATTCCCGTCCAACACCATTTGTGGATGCAGCGATGCAGGGTGAGTATCGATCGAGTGCGCCGGCGCCGAGTGCGCACATCTGCCATGAAGCGCACACCCCGTCCAGTCGGCTGTAGCGGGTGTGCGCTCACCAGAGGGTGTGTGCGCTCCCGGAAGCGCCGGCGCTGCACCCACCGCAACCGCACACCTCACGCCACCGCATCGACCAGCAGCACGAGCGCACCACCCGCCGAGACGACGATGGACACCCATCGCAGCCGACGACGGTCGAGTACGCGGTTCACCCAGCGCGAGGCCACGTACCCGAGCGCGACGACGGGCAGGAGCAGGGCGCCGGTCGCCAGGGAGTGCGCGTCGAGGGAGCCGGTGACCCCCAGCGCGGCGAGCGACATCAGGGAGCCGATCAGGAAGAAGCCGCTCATGGTGCTGCGCAACGCGGCGCCGCTGCTGCCGCTCCAGATCAGCGCCATGGGTGGCCCGCCGATGGAG
This window harbors:
- a CDS encoding enolase C-terminal domain-like protein yields the protein MRVVPVAGHDSMLLNLSGAHAPFFTRNLVVLTDSDGRTGVGEVPGGEPIRRCLEDARVLVENASVGNYHAVLNAMRRAFADRDSGGRGAQTFDLRIAVHAVTAVESALLDLLGQHLGVSVAALLGDGRQRDRVQALGYLFFLGDRNKTDLAYRAPSDEGSSADAWSRLRHEEALTPDAVVALAEAAHARYGFQDFKLKGGVLPAAQEADAVRALAERFPTARITLDPNGGWLLKDAIETCRGLRDVLAYAEDPVGPEGGFSGREVMAEFKRATGLPTATNMIATDWREMGHTIRSGAVDIPLADPHFWTMNGSVRVAQLCDAWGLTWGSHSNNHFDVSLAMFTHVAAAAPGEITAIDTHWIWQDGQRITTNPFPIVDGYLTVPDVPGLGVTLDMERVEAAHELYQREGLGARDDAVGMQYLVPNWTFDSKRPCLQRA